The following coding sequences are from one Culex quinquefasciatus strain JHB chromosome 1, VPISU_Cqui_1.0_pri_paternal, whole genome shotgun sequence window:
- the LOC6044983 gene encoding transcription factor grauzone, giving the protein MKLFIFFQLPFLYIWPASSFEHQILARHPKTLSTPALHYARGCTYYGVNMCFSLLASVGGIFIKLLCLKESESLYGILCPVCWTKIHDFHQFYTEVESIHAKHPQLPLQLQPDQFLEVKQEEPLQATVFVAEDVVVKSEGDESNEGSKAESDGDDFGGGGDSPMLKEEDSEDDDELNESSQEDDSEYEEEPVRKRGRKPGSGKKKEKKKTGKRRVGRPVQGWQKDIQDESFIAETVNLVCDTCSEKFGTFEDLQQHSTVLHDKLAYIFCCNLKFSRKPRLVDHIQFHLNPSQFACKICSKQFGDREALKRHMRSMHVDEEEKTLQCSVCPKRFAQKRFLNLHEKYHRNLQEKKFHCEPCNRYFAYASLLRHHNEEVHENKPDKYVCHICAKSYNIYTSYKSHVDSHDEEAKKVKQLSMERVQCTDCNAWVYQRGLRKHMLRHSGTQRCDICGQECSSVMTLKYHKAQHRKDDLTCSVCEKVFKRMINFKEHMASHTGDVLYSCDFCDKTFNSNANRASHRKKMHPKEWLEDKMRKNPNLMQEQFQQPQQQQPA; this is encoded by the exons atgaagttatttattttttttcaattaccttttttatacatttggcccgcaagctcatttgagcatcAAATtttggcccggcatccaaaaactttgagcacccctgccctACACTATGCGCGTGGGTGTACTTATTACGGAGTAAACATGTGTTTTAGCTTACTTGCCTCAGTTGGTGGTATTTTCATAAAGTTATTGTGCCTAAAG GAATCCGAAAGTCTGTACGGCATTCTGTGCCCCGTTTGCTGGACCAAAATCCACGACTTCCATCAATTCTACACCGAGGTGGAGAGCATCCACGCCAAACATCCGCAACTGCCCCTGCAGCTACAGCCCGATCAGTTTCTGGAGGTGAAGCAGGAGGAGCCACTGCAGGCGACGGTCTTTGTCGCCGAAGATGTCGTCGTGAAGAGCGAGGGTGACGAGTCGAATGAGGGTTCGAAAGCGGAAAGCGACGGAGATGATTTCGGAGGGGGAGGGGACAGTCCGATGTTGAAGGAGGAAGATTCTGAGGATGATGATGAGCTGAATGAAAGTTCCCAAGAGGATGATTCGGAGTATGAGGAAGAACCGGTGCGGAAAAGGGGAAGAAAACCTGGTTCGGGtaagaagaaggaaaaaaagaaaaccggGAAGCGAAGGGTAGGTCGACCGGTTCAAGGATGGCAGAAGGACATTCAGGATGAGAGCTTCATTGCGGAAACGGTCAATCTGGTATGTGACACTTGCAGCGAAAAGTTTGGAACGTTCGAAGATCTGCAGCAGCACTCAACGGTGTTGCACGATAAGCTGGCGTATATTTTCTGCTGTAATCTCAAGTTTTCTCGCAAGCCACGGCTCGTCGATCATATCCAGTTCCACCTCAACCCGTCCCAGTTTGCTTGCAAGATCTGTTCGAAGCAGTTTGGCGATCGGGAAGCGCTCAAGAGGCACATGCGATCGATGCACGTGGACGAGGAGGAAAAGACGTTGCAGTGTAGCGTGTGTCCAAAGAGGTTCGCGCAGAAGCGATTCCTGAACCTGCACGAAAAGTACCACCGCAATCTGCAGGAAAAGAAGTTCCACTGCGAACCGTGCAATCGCTACTTTGCGTACGCTTCTCTGCTCCGACACCACAACGAGGAAGTGCACGAGAATAAACCGGACAAGTACGTGTGTCACATCTGCGCCAAGAGCTACAACATTTACACGTCGTACAAGTCGCACGTTGACTCCCACGACGAGGAAGCCAAGAAGGTCAAACAGTTGTCGATGGAGCGGGTTCAGTGTACGGATTGTAACGCTTG GGTTTATCAGCGAGGTCTGCGCAAGCACATGCTCCGTCACTCTGGAACTCAACGGTGCGACATCTGCGGGCAGGAATGTTCGAGCGTTATGACTCTGAAATATCACAAGGCTCAGCATCGCAAAGACGATCTGACTTGCTCGGTGTGCGAGAAGGTGTTTAAGCGAATGATCAATTTTAAG GAGCACATGGCATCGCACACCGGAGACGTACTGTACTCTTGTGATTTCTGCGACAAAACGTTCAACTCGAATGCGAATCGAGCCTCGCATCGGAAAAAGATGCACCCGAAGGAGTGGCTCGAGGACAAGATGAGGAAAAATCCGAACCTGATGCAGGAGCAGTTTCAGCAGCCGCAGCAGCAACAGCCAGCTTGA
- the LOC6044981 gene encoding transcription factor grauzone, whose translation MEEIPTTAEFFLPLDRCFACFSSPGEGHPILGSQSEFNIADMLEKHFWFHRDDFQDGEVLCPDCRNQLESFHRFYLVVEQNHRIKIERKPSPDPTKTEDVSMLPLLEVKLEAPEIADDGEQDQSSSSDDEFKPDDDGGLSTDESDSKSEGDEKHEESPERKKRKYVKRKERGEPPAPRKKINYKVKNAEQLAEEDEIIRTHVQYICEYCQMNCTTFSAYHRHVLDEHNTTKAFILCCGKRYYKKKGLLEHVQRLANPDLFKCEICEKTFVNSFGLQKHTEELHGPEESKIFACSRCPKRFVKQGQLTLHLRGHENLDKELAKCPICDRRYPSEAILRTHIKKSHTRPTDFICDICAKGFYSKSEFMRHKVEHEFSPAELRRQCEICLQWLKNEANWKKHCARHKQGPVTCDICMHVSPTKHSLAAHKRNRHRAPNPALTCQECGKEFKRAISLKEHLASHTGEALYFCTFCPRTFNSNANMFSHRKKMHPQEWLELRNAQQANQFS comes from the exons atGGAGGAGATTCCGACAACTGCAGAGTTCTTCCTCCCTTTGGACCGCTGCTTCGCCTGTTTCTCCAGCCCAGGAGAAGGTCATCCAATTTTGGGCAGCCAATCCGAGTTCAACATCGCCGACATGCTCGAAAAACACTTCTGGTTCCACCGGGATGACTTCCAGGACGGTGAAGTCCTCTGTCCGGATTGCCGCAACCAGCTGGAGAGCTTTCATCGGTTTTACCTGGTCGTCGAACAAAATCATCGGATCAAGATTGAGCGCAAACCGTCACCGGATCCGACCAAGACGGAGGACGTCTCGATGCTTCCATTGCTTGAAGTAAAGCTGGAAGCGCCAGAGATCGCTGACGATGGGGAACAAGATCAGTCTTCTTCCAGCGATGACGAGTTCAAACCGGATGACGACGGTGGGTTGTCGACGGATGAGAGTGACAGCAAGTCCGAGGGTGATGAGAAACACGAAGAATCTCCCGAACGGAAGAAGCGCAAATATGTAAAGCGGAAGGAGCGGGGGGAACCACCTGCACCGAGAAAGAAAATCAACTACAAGGTGAAGAACGCCGAGCAGTTGGCCGAAGAGGATGAGATCATTAGGACCCACGTGCAGTACATCTGCGAGTACTGCCAGATGAATTGTACAACGTTCTCGGCTTATCACCGGCATGTGCTGGATGAACACAACACCACAAAAG CATTTATCCTTTGCTGCGGGAAACGGTACTACAAGAAGAAAGGTCTGCTAGAACATGTTCAACGGCTGGCCAATCCCGACTTGTTCAAGTGTGAAATCTGTGAAAAGACCTTCGTGAATTCGTTTGGATTGCAGAAACATACCGAAGAACTGCACGGACCGGAAGAGTCTAAAATTTTTGCATGTAGCAGATGTCCCAAGCGGTTCGTCAAGCAAGGGCAGCTAACGCTCCACCTGAGAGGGCACGAAAATTTAGACAAAGAGCTGGCTAAATGTCCAATTTGTGATAGACG ATATCCCTCGGAAGCAATCCTGCGAACTCACATTAAGAAGAGCCACACGCGGCCAACCGACTTCATTTGCGATATTTGTGCGAAAGGGTTCTACTCAAAGTCGGAGTTTATGCGGCATAAGGTCGAGCACGAGTTCAGTCCGGCTGAACTGCGGCGCCAGTGCGAAATATGTCTACAATGGCTCAAGAACGAAGCCAACTGGAAGAAACATTGCGCCCGGCACAAGCAGGGACCGGTCACGTGTGACATTTGCATGCATGTTTCGCCCACCAAGCACAGCCTCGCTGCCCACAAAAGGAACCGTCACAGGGCTCCGAATCCGGCCCTGACATGCCAAGAGTGTGGCAAGGAATTTAAGCGGGCGATCAGCCTGAAGGAACATTTGGCCTCGCATACCGGAGAAGCGCTCTATTTTTGTACGTTTTGTCCGCGGACGTTCAATTCGAACGCAAACATGTTCTCCCATCGGAAGAAGATGCACCCCCAGGAGTGGCTGGAACTTCGGAACGCTCAACAAGCAAACCAGTTTAGCTAA